The Aquila chrysaetos chrysaetos chromosome 16, bAquChr1.4, whole genome shotgun sequence genome has a segment encoding these proteins:
- the EVA1B gene encoding protein eva-1 homolog B, whose product MESRRRDMELLSNSMAAYAHIRANPESFGLYFVLGVCFGLVLTLCLLVLRLSCRPSVRPPPRPRDFSEDEEEDEEEDEEEEDTVDRAASESLLPVTEIPLDSHGPGDGALAVNVFASAEELERAQRLEERERIIREIWRNGQPDILGTGTLGRVHYY is encoded by the exons ATGGAGAGCCGCAGGCGGGATATGGAGCTGCTGAGCAACAGCATGGCCGCATACGCGCACATCCGAG CCAACCCCGAGAGCTTCGGGCTCTACTTTGTGCTGGGTGTCTGCTTTGGGCTGGTGCTGACCCTGTGCCTGCTGGTGCTGCGCCTCTCCTGCCGGCCCTCCGtgcgccccccgccccgcccgaGGGACTTCAgcgaggacgaggaggaggacgaggaggaggacgaggaagaggaggacacCGTTGACCGTGCGGCATCCGAGTCCCTGCTGCCGGTGACCGAGATCCCGCTGGACAGCCACGGCCCTGGGGACGGGGCACTGGCCGTCAACGTCTTCGCCTCGGCGGAGGAGCTGGAGCGGGCGCAGCGGCTGGAGGAGCGCGAGCGCATCATCCGCGAGATCTGGCGCAACGGGCAGCCCGACATCCTGGGCACCGGCACCCTTGGCCGTGTCCACTACTACTGA
- the SH3D21 gene encoding SH3 domain-containing protein 21 isoform X1, whose amino-acid sequence MPKPFPVPEEKAEPWPAAQRLAPVLPPELDREPQLCRALFDYTPELPDELPLRRGDVVQVLSKWTEVEGWWDGQCRHQRGLFPNNFVELLPAPVPTLKPAMPSRDTESGESGPSGHPAPGASVSRQDGRAAPRPGARWVGAAGGPAVPGGRRSPVGHGDAAWTGTEVLSASTSFPARSRFPPASRARCGAVAARGAWHGIAPHGLVGSPAPAAACKTAKDEEGEHPELPAPVRMEPAKLPPSKRMAPAPPVPAKAKPAPTPASKLGGPQPCASADTEQGRAGDPGRSWVPAPGAAAVAGPCPAPMPGADTLSSADADGFNAVPVTTAKLSHPTAARPRVPGQRPPSLALGSVGGPHAGPCAPLPSAGQAPGPPRSTEVPAAPRPEERLALEDLKAEVRSLHILVDLMRVQHLRDLEDMRLEMCQERAKRQALQAEIERVRKVLPC is encoded by the exons ATGCCCAAGCCCTTCCCAGTGCCGGAGGAGAAG GCAGAGCCGTGGCCGGCGGCGCAGCGCCTGGCACCCGTCTTGCCGCCAGAGCTGG ACCGGGAGCCGCAGCTCTGCCGGGCCCTGTTTGACTACACCCCGGAGCTGCCGGACGAGCTGCCGCTGCGGCGGGGAGATGTCGTCCAGGTCCTCAGCAAG TGGACAGAGGTTGAGGGCTGGTGGGACGGGCAGTGCCGGCACCAGAGAGGGCTCTTCCCCAACAACTTCGTGGAGCTCCTGCCGGCGCCGGTGCCCACG TTGAAGCCGGCGATGCCATCCCGGGACACGGAGTCCGGTGAGTCTGGCCCCAGCGGCCATCCGGCCCCGGGGGCCTCGGTGTCCCGCCAGGACggccgggcagccccgcggccgggTGCAAGGTGGGTTGGGGCAGCCGGGGGGCCGGCCGTGCcagggggcaggaggagccccGTGGGGCACGGGGATGCGGCGTGGACCGGCACCGAGGTGCTCTCTGCTTCAACTTCCTTCCCAGCGAGGAGCCGATTTCCTCCGGCGTCACGTGCGCGGTGTGGGGCAGTGGCAGCCAGGGGAGCCTGGCACGGCATCGCACCACACGGCCTCGTGGGCAGCCCCGCGCCAGCAG cagcctgtAAGACAGCGAAGGACGAGGAGGGGGAGCACCCGG aGTTGCCGGCACCGGTGAGGATGGAGCCGGCTAAGCTCCCCCCCAGCAAGAGGATGGCTCCTGCTCCCCCCGTCCCTGCCAAGGCCAAACCGGCCCCCACACCGGCGAGCAA GCTCGGCGGCCCCCAGCCCTGCGCCTCGGCCGACAcggagcagggcagagctggcgACCCAGGTAGGAGCTGGGTGCCGGCACCGGGCGCCGCAGCCGTCGCGGGGCCGTGCCCTGCGCCAATGCCGGGCGCCGATACTCTCTCTTCGGCAGACGCCGACGGCTTCAACGCGGTGCCGGTCACCACGGCCAAGCTGAGCCACCCCACTGCCGCACGCCCCCGGGTACCCGGCCAGCGGCCCCCCAGCCTCGCGCTGGGGAGCGTGGGGGGTCCCCACGCCGGGCCCTGCGCCCCTCTCCCCAGCGCGGGGCAGGCGCCCGGTCCGCCACGGAGCACGGAGGTGCCAGCGGCACCGCGGCCGGAGGAGAGGCTGGCCCTGGAGGACCTGAAGGCTGAGGTCCGGTCCCTGCACATCCTCGTGGACCTGATGCGAGTCCAGCACCT GCGGGACCTGGAGGACATGCGGCTGGAGATGTGTCAGGAGCGGGCCAAGCGCCAGGCGCTGCAG GCGGAGATTGAGCGGGTGAGGAAGGTGCTGCCCTGCTAG
- the SH3D21 gene encoding SH3 domain-containing protein 21 isoform X4 translates to MPKPFPVPEEKAEPWPAAQRLAPVLPPELDREPQLCRALFDYTPELPDELPLRRGDVVQVLSKWTEVEGWWDGQCRHQRGLFPNNFVELLPAPVPTLKPAMPSRDTESARSRFPPASRARCGAVAARGAWHGIAPHGLVGSPAPAAACKTAKDEEGEHPELPAPVRMEPAKLPPSKRMAPAPPVPAKAKPAPTPASKLGGPQPCASADTEQGRAGDPGRSWVPAPGAAAVAGPCPAPMPGADTLSSADADGFNAVPVTTAKLSHPTAARPRVPGQRPPSLALGSVGGPHAGPCAPLPSAGQAPGPPRSTEVPAAPRPEERLALEDLKAEVRSLHILVDLMRVQHLRDLEDMRLEMCQERAKRQALQAEIERVRKVLPC, encoded by the exons ATGCCCAAGCCCTTCCCAGTGCCGGAGGAGAAG GCAGAGCCGTGGCCGGCGGCGCAGCGCCTGGCACCCGTCTTGCCGCCAGAGCTGG ACCGGGAGCCGCAGCTCTGCCGGGCCCTGTTTGACTACACCCCGGAGCTGCCGGACGAGCTGCCGCTGCGGCGGGGAGATGTCGTCCAGGTCCTCAGCAAG TGGACAGAGGTTGAGGGCTGGTGGGACGGGCAGTGCCGGCACCAGAGAGGGCTCTTCCCCAACAACTTCGTGGAGCTCCTGCCGGCGCCGGTGCCCACG TTGAAGCCGGCGATGCCATCCCGGGACACGGAGTCCG CGAGGAGCCGATTTCCTCCGGCGTCACGTGCGCGGTGTGGGGCAGTGGCAGCCAGGGGAGCCTGGCACGGCATCGCACCACACGGCCTCGTGGGCAGCCCCGCGCCAGCAG cagcctgtAAGACAGCGAAGGACGAGGAGGGGGAGCACCCGG aGTTGCCGGCACCGGTGAGGATGGAGCCGGCTAAGCTCCCCCCCAGCAAGAGGATGGCTCCTGCTCCCCCCGTCCCTGCCAAGGCCAAACCGGCCCCCACACCGGCGAGCAA GCTCGGCGGCCCCCAGCCCTGCGCCTCGGCCGACAcggagcagggcagagctggcgACCCAGGTAGGAGCTGGGTGCCGGCACCGGGCGCCGCAGCCGTCGCGGGGCCGTGCCCTGCGCCAATGCCGGGCGCCGATACTCTCTCTTCGGCAGACGCCGACGGCTTCAACGCGGTGCCGGTCACCACGGCCAAGCTGAGCCACCCCACTGCCGCACGCCCCCGGGTACCCGGCCAGCGGCCCCCCAGCCTCGCGCTGGGGAGCGTGGGGGGTCCCCACGCCGGGCCCTGCGCCCCTCTCCCCAGCGCGGGGCAGGCGCCCGGTCCGCCACGGAGCACGGAGGTGCCAGCGGCACCGCGGCCGGAGGAGAGGCTGGCCCTGGAGGACCTGAAGGCTGAGGTCCGGTCCCTGCACATCCTCGTGGACCTGATGCGAGTCCAGCACCT GCGGGACCTGGAGGACATGCGGCTGGAGATGTGTCAGGAGCGGGCCAAGCGCCAGGCGCTGCAG GCGGAGATTGAGCGGGTGAGGAAGGTGCTGCCCTGCTAG
- the SH3D21 gene encoding SH3 domain-containing protein 21 isoform X3, giving the protein MPKPFPVPEEKAEPWPAAQRLAPVLPPELDREPQLCRALFDYTPELPDELPLRRGDVVQVLSKWTEVEGWWDGQCRHQRGLFPNNFVELLPAPVPTLKPAMPSRDTESGESGPSGHPAPGASVSRQDGRAAPRPGARWVGAAGGPAVPGGRRSPVGHGDAAWTGTEVLSASTSFPARSRFPPASRARCGAVAARGAWHGIAPHGLVGSPAPAAACKTAKDEEGEHPELPAPVRMEPAKLPPSKRMAPAPPVPAKAKPAPTPASKLGGPQPCASADTEQGRAGDPDADGFNAVPVTTAKLSHPTAARPRVPGQRPPSLALGSVGGPHAGPCAPLPSAGQAPGPPRSTEVPAAPRPEERLALEDLKAEVRSLHILVDLMRVQHLRDLEDMRLEMCQERAKRQALQAEIERVRKVLPC; this is encoded by the exons ATGCCCAAGCCCTTCCCAGTGCCGGAGGAGAAG GCAGAGCCGTGGCCGGCGGCGCAGCGCCTGGCACCCGTCTTGCCGCCAGAGCTGG ACCGGGAGCCGCAGCTCTGCCGGGCCCTGTTTGACTACACCCCGGAGCTGCCGGACGAGCTGCCGCTGCGGCGGGGAGATGTCGTCCAGGTCCTCAGCAAG TGGACAGAGGTTGAGGGCTGGTGGGACGGGCAGTGCCGGCACCAGAGAGGGCTCTTCCCCAACAACTTCGTGGAGCTCCTGCCGGCGCCGGTGCCCACG TTGAAGCCGGCGATGCCATCCCGGGACACGGAGTCCGGTGAGTCTGGCCCCAGCGGCCATCCGGCCCCGGGGGCCTCGGTGTCCCGCCAGGACggccgggcagccccgcggccgggTGCAAGGTGGGTTGGGGCAGCCGGGGGGCCGGCCGTGCcagggggcaggaggagccccGTGGGGCACGGGGATGCGGCGTGGACCGGCACCGAGGTGCTCTCTGCTTCAACTTCCTTCCCAGCGAGGAGCCGATTTCCTCCGGCGTCACGTGCGCGGTGTGGGGCAGTGGCAGCCAGGGGAGCCTGGCACGGCATCGCACCACACGGCCTCGTGGGCAGCCCCGCGCCAGCAG cagcctgtAAGACAGCGAAGGACGAGGAGGGGGAGCACCCGG aGTTGCCGGCACCGGTGAGGATGGAGCCGGCTAAGCTCCCCCCCAGCAAGAGGATGGCTCCTGCTCCCCCCGTCCCTGCCAAGGCCAAACCGGCCCCCACACCGGCGAGCAA GCTCGGCGGCCCCCAGCCCTGCGCCTCGGCCGACAcggagcagggcagagctggcgACCCAG ACGCCGACGGCTTCAACGCGGTGCCGGTCACCACGGCCAAGCTGAGCCACCCCACTGCCGCACGCCCCCGGGTACCCGGCCAGCGGCCCCCCAGCCTCGCGCTGGGGAGCGTGGGGGGTCCCCACGCCGGGCCCTGCGCCCCTCTCCCCAGCGCGGGGCAGGCGCCCGGTCCGCCACGGAGCACGGAGGTGCCAGCGGCACCGCGGCCGGAGGAGAGGCTGGCCCTGGAGGACCTGAAGGCTGAGGTCCGGTCCCTGCACATCCTCGTGGACCTGATGCGAGTCCAGCACCT GCGGGACCTGGAGGACATGCGGCTGGAGATGTGTCAGGAGCGGGCCAAGCGCCAGGCGCTGCAG GCGGAGATTGAGCGGGTGAGGAAGGTGCTGCCCTGCTAG
- the SH3D21 gene encoding SH3 domain-containing protein 21 isoform X2, producing MPKPFPVPEEKAEPWPAAQRLAPVLPPELDREPQLCRALFDYTPELPDELPLRRGDVVQVLSKWTEVEGWWDGQCRHQRGLFPNNFVELLPAPVPTLKPAMPSRDTESGESGPSGHPAPGASVSRQDGRAAPRPGARWVGAAGGPAVPGGRRSPVGHGDAAWTGTEVLSASTSFPARSRFPPASRARCGAVAARGAWHGIAPHGLVGSPAPAACKTAKDEEGEHPELPAPVRMEPAKLPPSKRMAPAPPVPAKAKPAPTPASKLGGPQPCASADTEQGRAGDPGRSWVPAPGAAAVAGPCPAPMPGADTLSSADADGFNAVPVTTAKLSHPTAARPRVPGQRPPSLALGSVGGPHAGPCAPLPSAGQAPGPPRSTEVPAAPRPEERLALEDLKAEVRSLHILVDLMRVQHLRDLEDMRLEMCQERAKRQALQAEIERVRKVLPC from the exons ATGCCCAAGCCCTTCCCAGTGCCGGAGGAGAAG GCAGAGCCGTGGCCGGCGGCGCAGCGCCTGGCACCCGTCTTGCCGCCAGAGCTGG ACCGGGAGCCGCAGCTCTGCCGGGCCCTGTTTGACTACACCCCGGAGCTGCCGGACGAGCTGCCGCTGCGGCGGGGAGATGTCGTCCAGGTCCTCAGCAAG TGGACAGAGGTTGAGGGCTGGTGGGACGGGCAGTGCCGGCACCAGAGAGGGCTCTTCCCCAACAACTTCGTGGAGCTCCTGCCGGCGCCGGTGCCCACG TTGAAGCCGGCGATGCCATCCCGGGACACGGAGTCCGGTGAGTCTGGCCCCAGCGGCCATCCGGCCCCGGGGGCCTCGGTGTCCCGCCAGGACggccgggcagccccgcggccgggTGCAAGGTGGGTTGGGGCAGCCGGGGGGCCGGCCGTGCcagggggcaggaggagccccGTGGGGCACGGGGATGCGGCGTGGACCGGCACCGAGGTGCTCTCTGCTTCAACTTCCTTCCCAGCGAGGAGCCGATTTCCTCCGGCGTCACGTGCGCGGTGTGGGGCAGTGGCAGCCAGGGGAGCCTGGCACGGCATCGCACCACACGGCCTCGTGGGCAGCCCCGCGCCAGCAG cctgtAAGACAGCGAAGGACGAGGAGGGGGAGCACCCGG aGTTGCCGGCACCGGTGAGGATGGAGCCGGCTAAGCTCCCCCCCAGCAAGAGGATGGCTCCTGCTCCCCCCGTCCCTGCCAAGGCCAAACCGGCCCCCACACCGGCGAGCAA GCTCGGCGGCCCCCAGCCCTGCGCCTCGGCCGACAcggagcagggcagagctggcgACCCAGGTAGGAGCTGGGTGCCGGCACCGGGCGCCGCAGCCGTCGCGGGGCCGTGCCCTGCGCCAATGCCGGGCGCCGATACTCTCTCTTCGGCAGACGCCGACGGCTTCAACGCGGTGCCGGTCACCACGGCCAAGCTGAGCCACCCCACTGCCGCACGCCCCCGGGTACCCGGCCAGCGGCCCCCCAGCCTCGCGCTGGGGAGCGTGGGGGGTCCCCACGCCGGGCCCTGCGCCCCTCTCCCCAGCGCGGGGCAGGCGCCCGGTCCGCCACGGAGCACGGAGGTGCCAGCGGCACCGCGGCCGGAGGAGAGGCTGGCCCTGGAGGACCTGAAGGCTGAGGTCCGGTCCCTGCACATCCTCGTGGACCTGATGCGAGTCCAGCACCT GCGGGACCTGGAGGACATGCGGCTGGAGATGTGTCAGGAGCGGGCCAAGCGCCAGGCGCTGCAG GCGGAGATTGAGCGGGTGAGGAAGGTGCTGCCCTGCTAG